From the genome of Pseudomonas yamanorum, one region includes:
- a CDS encoding MBL fold metallo-hydrolase → MPALIQSFLDEASSTYTYVVYETDGGPCAIVDSVLNYDPASGRTGTDQADKVVAFVREHGLQVQWLLETHAHADHLSAAPYLRRQLGGKIAIGESISKVQGVFKNLFNLEPEFRVDGSQFDHLFAPDEVFHIGNLKAQALHVPGHTPADMAYLIDDQLILVGDTLFMPDVGTARCDFPGGDARQLYASMRKLLAFPPQTRLYVCHDYPPEGRAAKCLTTVAEQRAGNIHVHDGVDEAAFVEMRTTRDAGLGMPTLLLPAIQVNVRAGVMPPAEANGVVYLKIPLNQL, encoded by the coding sequence ATGCCAGCGTTGATTCAATCCTTTCTGGACGAGGCGTCGTCGACCTACACCTACGTCGTCTATGAAACGGACGGTGGCCCGTGCGCCATCGTTGATTCGGTGCTCAATTACGACCCGGCCTCCGGACGCACCGGTACCGACCAGGCGGACAAGGTGGTCGCGTTTGTGCGCGAGCATGGCTTACAGGTGCAGTGGTTGCTCGAAACCCATGCCCATGCGGATCACTTGTCGGCGGCGCCGTATTTGCGTCGGCAGTTGGGGGGCAAGATCGCGATTGGCGAGTCCATCAGCAAGGTGCAGGGGGTGTTCAAGAACCTGTTCAACCTGGAACCGGAGTTTCGGGTGGACGGGTCGCAGTTCGACCATCTGTTTGCGCCGGATGAGGTGTTTCACATCGGCAACCTGAAGGCCCAGGCGCTGCATGTGCCGGGGCATACACCGGCGGACATGGCTTACCTGATTGATGACCAGTTGATTCTGGTGGGCGACACGCTGTTCATGCCGGATGTGGGCACGGCGCGCTGCGATTTCCCCGGTGGCGATGCGCGCCAGTTATACGCGTCGATGCGCAAGTTGTTGGCGTTCCCGCCGCAGACCCGGTTGTACGTGTGCCATGACTATCCGCCTGAAGGACGCGCCGCCAAGTGCCTGACCACAGTGGCTGAACAGCGGGCAGGCAATATTCATGTGCATGACGGGGTGGATGAGGCGGCGTTTGTCGAGATGCGCACCACTCGGGATGCCGGGTTGGGCATGCCGACGCTGTTGTTGCCGGCGATCCAGGTGAATGTGCGGGCCGGGGTGATGCCGCCGGCCGAAGCCAACGGTGTGGTGTATCTGAAGATTCCGCTCAACCAGCTTTGA
- a CDS encoding ArsR/SmtB family transcription factor: MESNLSEGEVAQLRASASKACALLKALANEDRLLILCQLTQGERNVGELETMTGVRQPTLSQQLGILRDEGLVATRREGKYIFYGLASHEVIQVMKTLSGLYCGAVIKSWA, from the coding sequence ATGGAATCGAACCTGAGTGAAGGCGAAGTCGCGCAATTGCGTGCCTCCGCGTCCAAGGCCTGCGCCTTGCTCAAGGCCCTGGCCAATGAAGACCGGCTGTTGATTCTCTGCCAGTTGACCCAGGGCGAGCGCAACGTTGGCGAGCTGGAAACCATGACCGGTGTGCGTCAACCAACGCTGTCTCAACAGTTGGGCATCCTGCGGGACGAAGGGTTGGTGGCCACCCGTCGGGAAGGCAAATACATTTTCTACGGGCTTGCCAGCCACGAAGTGATTCAAGTGATGAAGACGCTGTCCGGGCTGTATTGCGGCGCCGTGATAAAAAGCTGGGCGTGA